The following coding sequences lie in one Rutidosis leptorrhynchoides isolate AG116_Rl617_1_P2 chromosome 4, CSIRO_AGI_Rlap_v1, whole genome shotgun sequence genomic window:
- the LOC139903906 gene encoding NDR1/HIN1-like protein 13 → MAEKIHPSSRQTPTTTAAAAAAAPAAGNGPPPYPANKAQLYNSTRPIYRPLPRRNRRSCCCSFCLCITFTIILLIILAAVTGGVFYVIYRPHRPSFTVTSLQITQFNLSSSNQLNTKFNFTVTARNPNSKIEFNYDNVFVKFSSNGVTVGNGTIPAFVMPKKNATKLKSIVSTTGQHVDDNSQLKSDLKNKKNLPLTVQLDTKVKVKIGGLKTKKVPIRVVCDGIKVAAPTGKTVTTAVTSGVKCKVDVRFKIWKWTI, encoded by the coding sequence ATGGCTGAAAAAATCCATCCTTCGTCAAGACAAACCCCAACCACcaccgccgccgccgccgccgccgctcCTGCAGCCGGCAACGGTCCACCACCGTATCCGGCGAACAAAGCTCAACTCTACAACTCAACACGTCCGATTTACCGTCCTCTACCTCGCCGTAACCGCCGTAGCTGCTGCTGCTCTTTCTGTCTATGCATCACCTTCACTATCATTCTCCTAATCATACTCGCTGCCGTCACCGGCGGCGTTTTCTACGTCATATACCGTCCACATCGGCCGTCGTTCACCGTGACGTCACTTCAGATCACTCAGTTTAATCTAAGTTCATCTAATCAACTTAACACTAAATTCAATTTCACTGTTACTGCTCGTAACCCTAACTCAAAGATCGAGTTTAATTACGACAACGTTTTTGTTAAGTTCAGTTCTAACGGTGTAACCGTCGGTAACGGAACAATTCCGGCGTTCGTAATGCCGAAGAAAAACGCGACGAAATTGAAATCGATCGTGTCAACGACCGGTCAACATGTTGATGATAATAGTCAATTGAAATCAGATCTGAAGAATAAAAAGAACTTGCCGTTGACTGTTCAACTTGATACGAAAGTGAAAGTGAAAATTGGTGGTTTGAAGACTAAAAAGGTGCCGATTAGGGTTGTTTGTGACGGAATTAAGGTGGCTGCTCCTACCGGTAAAACGGTTACTACGGCAGTTACTTCCGGTGTGAAATGTAAGGTGGATGTTAGGTTTAAGATCTGGAAATGGACTATTTGA